A stretch of DNA from Arthrobacter sp. B1I2:
CAAAGTCCTCAACGCTCATCAGCCATTGCCGTTGCTCCTGCTTATACGGTTCGTGCAGAGCACGGGGGATGACGAGCTGGATCCTGTGGTCCTTCATTTCATCGGTCTGCGCCGGGCTAATAGGGCTCTCCAATGTCAGCAAATGCTTGTCCTCAATGCGTTTTGCTTCGCTGAGGACCTGCCGCCATCGGTCTTTGCACGTGGTCTTGACTCCCAACATGGTCAGATCGAGGGCCGGAAAATTCGGGTCCCGGTATTCGTTGATACTGGGGAAGATAAAGTCCGGGCGTGCCCGGTTTTCCGTCACCGGATTGAAGGTGTGGCGGACATCCAAAGCATCGAAGAGGGCGATGAGTTGGTTCTCCAGTCCCTTCCCGGCGCGGCTTTTACGTCGGTTATGCAGGGAGAGGGACACCTCAATGAACCGGTCCACGTCCACGTGCCCGTCGCTGTAGAGGGCATCCAGAGTGTCAGTGGCGAGATGGCGTTCCAAGGTTCTGAAGAGTATTTCTTCCTGCTCCATCCACGCCATCAGCACCATATCGGGGTCGTCGGCCGGACGAAGGTCAGGGAGAGTGGAACGGGCGAAAGCACCAAATTCGGCTGAGGTCGGGAATCGGGGTCCGAATTTGGCCAAGATCCGGTCGAGCCATGCGTCGTTGGCTGGTTCAATGGCGATGCCGAGCATGTCCAGGAGGTACATGGCGGTCAGGCCCAGGCTGTCGTGCCCAGCCTCTAGCCCGGCGCGGACGGAAAAGCCATGGCGCTCCAGTACATCTGTGCCGAAGAGCCAGTCCAGCTGGGCGGCGATGCTGGACCCGGACGGGGCCACGATAAACAGGGCGCCCCCGGCTTTTTGCTTTGCAATGAACACGATGTCACCAGGCTGCGCCATTTTCATCGCGTCTACCGATGCCGGGTAGTACAGGCGGTATTCGGACCGGTTGGGGGTGTTCAGCCGGGCATCGTAGAAGGTCAGCGTTCCATCTTCTGCGACCGGCTCATCGGTCTCGTCAGATACGAGCAGGAAGCGCGTCGGAATGACCAGCCTTTCCGTGGGGCGCCCAAAGAGCCCTTGGAGGGCTTTAACGCCGTCGAGTTCATGCTGATTTGAACTCCTCCCGACCGTTTCGACGGTGCTGAGGATCTTGGCAGCTACTCCGTCGAAATGGTCAGCCAGGTCACCGAAATCCATACTTCCCCCACGCTAAAAACCAGACATGCACGCCGAAATTGACCGTATCGCGGTGGCGTCTCCGACAGTCACCGCGACACGGCCGCGGACGTGAGGCAGGTCAGGCAGAAAGGGGCTCGACTGTGGCCGGCTGGTTCACGATTTTGAGTACGTGCGGGGTCATGATCCGGGCAATCTCACTCATCACGGGCGTGACGACGCTGTTCCCGAACTGCTTGTAGGCCTGGGTGTCACTCACCGGGATCCTGAAGGTGTCCTCATATCCCATCAGGCGCGCGCACTCACGGGGCGTGAGCCTGCGAGGACGAAGCCCGTCCTGTGAGACGAGGATTTCTGAGCCGTCCTTGTAGTACCGCGCGGAGAGGGTCCGTGAGGTTCCCATCGGGTGAACCAGTCCGAAGCCAAAGCCATTGCCGGCGGCCTTGTGCTTGGCAGCGTACGCCTGCAGATAAGCCCACAAGTTGGCCGTCAGCGTGAACTTGGCCTGCACTTCATCATTCTCGTGGTCAAAGAACCGGTCTCCGTCCCATTCGAGGAATGGTTCGGTCCCGTCGGTCTTGTGCAGGATGGTGTGAAGCTTCGGGCCCACCGGCGGGATTTCCAGATCGTCCCAGCTGAAGTCAGTGGGTTCGCGGAAGCCGACGATGATGATTCGCTCCCGGTGCTGGGGCGTGAAGTTGATCGCGTCGATGACCTTCGTGTGGACCTCGTACCCGAGTTCCTCCTCAAGAGTCTGCATGATCACGGCAAAGGTGCGTCCCTTGTCATGGGATCGGAGATTTTTGACATTTTCGAGCATGAACGCCGCCGGGCGCTTTTCATTGATAATGCGGGCCACGTCGAAAAACAGGGTGCCCTGGGTGGCATCCTCGAACCCGTGCAGGCGGCCGAGGGAGTTCTTCTTGCTTACCCCCGCGATGGAAAAGGGCTGGCAGGGGAAACCACCGAGCAAAACGTCGTGGTCCGGGACTTCTTCCGCGGGGAAAGGCTGGATATCCCCGACGAAGGTGTGGGAGTCTTCCTGGTCGTCCGGGAAGTTGGTCAGATAGGTCTTTTCGGCGTACTTGTTCCACTCACTGGTGAAGACGCAGCGGCCGCCGTGGGCCTCGAAGCCCTTCCGGATGCCGCCGATACCGGCAAAGAGATCAATGAACTTGAAATCATCCGCACCCGCAGCTGTCCGCAGGCCCAGCAGTTCCTTGAGCGCAGGCGCGAGCATTGTGGGGCAGGCGGTCTCGCCGCTTTCCCAGCGCGCTACAGTGCGATCTGAGACGTTGAGCTGCTCCGCGAGCTGACGTTGGGTGTACCGTGCACGGGCCTGGGCAAGGAGTGTATTTGCGTTGTCCATCATGTCCTATCTGGGTTGTTCACCCGACATTCTGTCGTATATCTGACCCAGAGCCGGGGCGGCGCGCCGGGCTGGGTGGCGTGACTTTGGCCGCTGCTAGGTCCAGTTCGCGGCCTCAGCAATGGGCGGGTAAAATTGCGAGAGCTTCTTTGCATCCCCCCATTTGTAAAGCAGCGAAGAACCCCATGCTTGAGTCCTTTGGATTCGCGTGGGGTTCTTTTTTGCCACCCGCTTCGCCGGTCCTCATGCCTTCGGCTGAATGGGTCTAGGCCGCGGCCGCTCCGGTGTCGGTGATGCCGGCGAGCAGCCACTGCTCTGATAGTGGATCGCGGCGCAGTTCGAAGGTTCGAAGCGCCGATGTTGCAGTCAAGCGCACTTGGACTTGTAAGTGCTCGATGTCCACCAGGTTCCCGACTCCAACCGGCGCGCGTTTGGCAGTGTTCCACCAGTCCGAACGGCTGAACCAGCGCACAGGCTCTGCAGCGACGACCCATATTCGGCCGTCGTACCGGACCGCGAGGGGAGTGCCGGCGGGGGTGAACCGGATGTCGACGGGAGCGTCGAGGGTCATTTCACTTGCTGTTGTTGTCACGGCTGGTCCGTTCTCCCAAATTCCTGTTCATCATTTCTTCCCGGCGGGTGACCGCCGAACTCCATACCCAAGTCCGGTACGTGACCGGCCCGTCCTTCCACGTCACTTCCGCCGCTTTTGCCGTCCACGCGAATACCTCCCCGTCTACCAGTTCTGCGCAGTTCGGGAACCGGATCCACGCCTTCACAGGGATCCCCGGATACCCGTTCTTGGCCGGGAAGTGCTCAAAATCGAGCTCTTCCACGGTCAGCCCAATCGGGCCGGCCCGTCGCGCGTACTGCGCTTGCAGCGCGGCAGCTTGCTCCGGTCCCATAACACAACCTTAGAACATATATTCGAATAGACACGCCAACAAAAAGCGGCCGTCTAAGCCGCAGGTTTCATTGTGGGGGAGGGGTACGACAAAGGCCGGGTTGCACGCCAATGGGGACAGCCTGAGCTGTGCGGAGGGCTCCACCCGACCCCAGTGGGCACAACCCGGTCCCTCATGCCATGGGCTCCGCTGCGCTCCACCCAAGAGAAGGTCCTGCGCATCGCTCCGGCCTGTAAAAGCGTTGTTTTGCCTTACATGTGGCTGGGTTGTTCTCCGTACAAGGCCACTGATCGTAGCCGTCCGGGGGCCCGACCCGTCAACCCACGCTCCCGTCCAGGGCCACGCGGTCGCCAGGGCTCCCTTATTTCGCGGCCCTGCCCGTGCACTCTTCGGGGTTGACGGCCCACCCTCGACCGGCTGCGACAGTGGGGGCCTCGGGCGGCGGGGCAGGAGGGAGGTGGCTACATGAGCATCGACGAACTGATCAAGCTCACGACTTCGGTCGTGAGCCTGCTGACAGCGGTCATCGCTCTGCTTTCCACGCGGAACGCGCTCTTAACGAGCAAACGCTCCCGAGCTGCTGGCCCGGTCTTAGCCCGCCGGCTTTGTGTCCGCCGAGGAGTCCTCTGCCGGAAAGCTGCGGAGCATGGCGGCCATGCTCCGCACGCTCGCTGGGTCCTCCTGCCAGGGCTTGCCGTTACGCGTACAGGCGTGGACACCGTTCACCCCTGAACATTTAGCCGCTTCGGCGAATTCTGCCCATGCCTCCTGGAGGTCCGCCAGCTCTGCGGGCGTCAAAGGTTCCTCCGCCTGCGGCTCAACGACGGCTCTTGAAACAGCCGCGTCGCCCGCCGCTGTCCGGCCTCTCCTGAAAAAGCTTCCCAGTCCCATACCCCTGCCCCTCTGAAATAGATGTCCCGCCAGGAGGAGAACTCCCCCGAGTTCCGCTGCAACTGGCGAGACGCTCCTACGCTACCAACGCGGACAGGATCCCTTGGGAAAGAATGCAGCGGGCTCGCATTCCAAGGAATGCGAGCCCGCTGCTTTTTGCAAACATCCTGCTGCTTACGCCTTCGAGCATCCCACACAAGGAGGTTGCCGTGGAGTTTTAGGCCCTGCCGTCACCGGCCAACTGGGGGAAACGGCCGGTGACGGAGGACGCTCTCATTTTACGCTCGCCAAGCCTGGTTTTCGCTGCGCTTCAACCAGTTGATGGGCGTCCGCTTGCGCGGCCGGCTGTGGGGGCCAGTGCTGTCCGTCGCAGAGCTCCGGCCTGCCCTGGCCCTTTTGTGTCTGCGACGCTTTTTGGCTGCTGTCCTGACGGATTGTACGTGTCCGCTCCGGCCCGTCTAGCCCCTCCTCCGTCGGGGGCCTGCGGTGCAGGAATTTCCCTCCGGCGCTCCTTCGTCGCTGATTTCCTCCGGGAATTTCCTACCCCTTGCCCTGCGGGTAGACAGGCCTCCGTCGGCCACAGCTCCGCAAGCTTCGCCAGCAGCCAAAAACAACGGGGGGAGAGGGGAGCTGGCCGGTCACCTTGATCGCCCCACCCGCCACCATTCCCCGCAAAGGATGCAAAAACCATGAATGATGCAATTCGCATTTCCCGTCCGTCCGATATCCTCGGCTTCGTCCCGCACGCACTGGGCTTTGTCCCGCAGGAGTCTTTCGTGTTCCTGACGTTGCGGAACAAAGCACTGGGCGCCACCCTCAGGGTGGATGCCCCGGCCGCGGGAGACCCTAGTGTTTTCGCGCGGGCGATGGTGTCCTATCTCGCGGCTGACAATCAGGCCACGTCCGTTCTGCTGGCCGTCTACACGAATAGTCCGGCCGGTGCCGCCCCGCGGCCGTTCCATTCGTACATCGAGGCTGTAATTCAGGAATTTGAGGCAGCAGGAACCCCGCTGAAGGATGCGTGGCTGGTTACCGCTGAGCACTGGCGGAATCTGCTGTGCGACAGTGAAGCCGGCTGCTGCCCGCCCGAACCGCTGGACTCCATCACGGACGGCCATTTGAACGCGGAACTGGTTTTTCGCGGGAGCAGCTATCAAAAGACGCCCGGGACATCCTATGCACCGTTTACCGGCCCGGCAGAAACAGCCGAGCTAATCAGGGAGGCAATGCCCGCCATGTTCGCAGCAGAGCTGCACACCGGCCGGGCCCTGTGGGCCGAAGTGTTGGGCCGGGGAGATTGCCCGGACCCGGAAAAGGCAGCCGAGCTGCTGGCATGCTTCCAGCGCCCGGACCTGCGGGACGCAATGTTCGTGAACGTCATTGATCCCCAGCGGCCCAACGCAGAGGACTGCGGAAATCTGCTGATCGGTGAGGGCATCGCGCCGGACTGGAACGAAGTGGACCGGGCGCAGGACGTGGCCCGGACCCTTATTGCAGCAACCCCGGAGGGTTACCGTGCCCCGCTGCTGACACTGATTGGGTGGCTGGCATACCTCAAGGGACAAGCCACCATCGCCGTTGAACACTTCAACCTCGCGATCGAGGACACCCCCGGTTACCGGCTTGCCGAGATGATGGAGGAGCTGGTGAAGCGCGGAACCATCGCCCCTGTCGCGCAGGACGCGGCCACCGCATACAAGCGGCACCGCTAAGACCATGAGGGGCCGGGCGAGGCGTCCGGCCCCTCATGCTGGCGGGCGGCCTCCCCCGCCAGGGCTCCTCCGGCCGCGGTAGACGCTGGCGCGGGCGCTGCCCCAAGACGAACGCCAGAGACTGCAGCCGGGCTACAGTGAGAGGCTAAAGCCATCGCTCAACACCAAGGGGGGCCGCATCGTGGGCCACGATTTCATGCTCACCGCCGACGACGTTGCACCCGAAGGTGCAACTCACGCCCAGGACATTCTGGAGCTGTCAATGCTGACCATGCCCACGCGCTCCTCAGCTGTCGACATCTCCTGGGACAAATCACCGCTGGACTACTGACATCCGGCAGCGATCACGCTGCCTCTAATCTCTGCTGAGGAAACAGAAGCTGGCACCATAACGGGGGCCGGCTACACCTCGCTAACTGGCAGCTAGCCTCCGTACAAAACCGCGTGCGGACGGGCTGGTTCGCAGGGCTCACCAATGGATCGGGCGTCCGCTGGCGCGGCCGGCTGTGGGGGCCAGTGCTGTCCGTCGCAGAGCTCCGGCCTGCCCTGGCCCTTTTGTGTCTGCGACGCTTTTTGGCTGCTGTCCTGACGGATTGTACGTGTCCGCTCCGGCCCGTCTAGCCCCTCCTCCGTCGGGGGCCTGCGGTGCAGGAATTTCCCTCCGGCGCTCCTTCGTCGCTGATTTCCTCCGGGAATTTCCTACCCCTTGCCCTGCGGGTAGACAGGCCTCCGTCGGCCACAGCTCCGCAAGCTTCGCCAGCAGCCAAAAACAACGGGGGGA
This window harbors:
- a CDS encoding type II restriction endonuclease — translated: MDFGDLADHFDGVAAKILSTVETVGRSSNQHELDGVKALQGLFGRPTERLVIPTRFLLVSDETDEPVAEDGTLTFYDARLNTPNRSEYRLYYPASVDAMKMAQPGDIVFIAKQKAGGALFIVAPSGSSIAAQLDWLFGTDVLERHGFSVRAGLEAGHDSLGLTAMYLLDMLGIAIEPANDAWLDRILAKFGPRFPTSAEFGAFARSTLPDLRPADDPDMVLMAWMEQEEILFRTLERHLATDTLDALYSDGHVDVDRFIEVSLSLHNRRKSRAGKGLENQLIALFDALDVRHTFNPVTENRARPDFIFPSINEYRDPNFPALDLTMLGVKTTCKDRWRQVLSEAKRIEDKHLLTLESPISPAQTDEMKDHRIQLVIPRALHEPYKQEQRQWLMSVEDFVVMARERDRQGPAQSALL
- the dcm gene encoding DNA (cytosine-5-)-methyltransferase — translated: MDNANTLLAQARARYTQRQLAEQLNVSDRTVARWESGETACPTMLAPALKELLGLRTAAGADDFKFIDLFAGIGGIRKGFEAHGGRCVFTSEWNKYAEKTYLTNFPDDQEDSHTFVGDIQPFPAEEVPDHDVLLGGFPCQPFSIAGVSKKNSLGRLHGFEDATQGTLFFDVARIINEKRPAAFMLENVKNLRSHDKGRTFAVIMQTLEEELGYEVHTKVIDAINFTPQHRERIIIVGFREPTDFSWDDLEIPPVGPKLHTILHKTDGTEPFLEWDGDRFFDHENDEVQAKFTLTANLWAYLQAYAAKHKAAGNGFGFGLVHPMGTSRTLSARYYKDGSEILVSQDGLRPRRLTPRECARLMGYEDTFRIPVSDTQAYKQFGNSVVTPVMSEIARIMTPHVLKIVNQPATVEPLSA
- a CDS encoding DUF4192 family protein, translated to MFLTLRNKALGATLRVDAPAAGDPSVFARAMVSYLAADNQATSVLLAVYTNSPAGAAPRPFHSYIEAVIQEFEAAGTPLKDAWLVTAEHWRNLLCDSEAGCCPPEPLDSITDGHLNAELVFRGSSYQKTPGTSYAPFTGPAETAELIREAMPAMFAAELHTGRALWAEVLGRGDCPDPEKAAELLACFQRPDLRDAMFVNVIDPQRPNAEDCGNLLIGEGIAPDWNEVDRAQDVARTLIAATPEGYRAPLLTLIGWLAYLKGQATIAVEHFNLAIEDTPGYRLAEMMEELVKRGTIAPVAQDAATAYKRHR